The following are encoded together in the Candidatus Tumulicola sp. genome:
- a CDS encoding ABC transporter permease codes for MTAFFSYLEEAVTALWRNRARSGLTMLGMIIGSASIITVFGVSRAASGGIASTFASFGQLPVSVFPDPSQNYPQQAAIQYRDAKTVASALGDEAASVQPSWQRTYRITSATAHDYESVASDGGYHNDSMALLGGRRFTQQDIDGAARICMLTADLARKYFGTQPAVGNVLRVGGARFVVTGVYADIKGSFLNSILSSSAVFVPYSAFYQDFSPGSVDSLQVFAAQQDRADAVGAAAVAVLQHIHGTRSQYTVQNGAGFVSSFDGALSVIATGLSAIGGVALVVAGIGIMNIMLVSVTERTREIGIRKAIGATRGNIAMQFVMESVVLSLAGGGIGMLIGLVVTIGAASILSRQLGALLIPYLAIICIALTFSLVVGTLFGTYPAIRAARLDPIEALRT; via the coding sequence GTGACGGCGTTCTTCTCCTACTTAGAAGAAGCCGTTACTGCGCTCTGGCGTAATCGCGCCCGTTCGGGTTTGACGATGCTCGGCATGATCATCGGCAGCGCGTCGATTATCACCGTTTTCGGCGTGAGCCGTGCGGCTTCGGGCGGCATCGCGTCGACCTTCGCATCGTTCGGACAACTACCGGTCAGCGTCTTCCCCGATCCCTCGCAAAACTACCCGCAGCAAGCCGCCATTCAGTATCGCGACGCCAAAACCGTTGCGTCTGCGCTCGGCGACGAAGCGGCGTCCGTCCAGCCTTCGTGGCAGCGCACCTATCGCATCACTTCTGCGACTGCACACGATTACGAATCGGTCGCGTCCGACGGCGGATATCACAACGACTCAATGGCGCTACTCGGCGGTCGGCGATTTACCCAACAAGATATCGACGGTGCCGCGCGTATCTGCATGCTCACCGCGGATTTAGCGCGGAAGTACTTCGGTACGCAACCGGCAGTCGGAAACGTTTTGAGGGTCGGCGGCGCACGCTTCGTCGTGACCGGCGTTTACGCGGATATAAAAGGGTCGTTCTTAAATTCTATTTTAAGCTCCAGCGCCGTCTTCGTTCCGTACTCCGCGTTCTATCAGGACTTTTCGCCGGGCAGCGTCGATTCGTTGCAGGTATTCGCTGCGCAACAGGACCGCGCGGACGCCGTGGGAGCCGCGGCTGTCGCGGTATTGCAGCACATCCACGGAACACGTTCGCAATACACGGTGCAAAATGGTGCCGGATTCGTAAGCAGTTTCGACGGGGCATTGAGCGTCATAGCTACGGGCTTATCCGCAATCGGCGGGGTGGCGTTGGTCGTCGCCGGTATCGGTATTATGAATATCATGCTCGTATCGGTCACCGAACGCACCCGCGAGATCGGCATCCGCAAAGCCATCGGTGCGACCCGCGGAAATATTGCGATGCAGTTCGTGATGGAATCGGTCGTCTTATCGCTGGCCGGAGGCGGAATCGGAATGCTTATCGGCCTGGTCGTGACGATCGGAGCGGCGTCTATTCTCAGTCGCCAACTTGGCGCGCTGTTAATTCCGTATCTGGCCATCATCTGCATCGCACTAACGTTTTCGCTCGTGGTAGGAACGCTGTTCGGTACGTATCCGGCGATTCGCGCCGCACGACTCGATCCGATCGAGGCGCTGCGCACATGA
- a CDS encoding efflux RND transporter periplasmic adaptor subunit yields MKRVRNLLILVAAVAIVVGIAVFASRGHRSDAIGVRTIRISPTTFEVKLPESGTILRPVVATVPTLIAGNVAQMNVKVGDAVSAGQTLATIENPTLSYTASGSQADYNSAVANVSAARVQERNAGVGYRAQVATTRSQLEDARRIYLADKSLFDNKAIPRNQLDEDKAKLDQAQVAYDQAQEQEQLGAVSGFNGNSVQYAQAAARKSQIASAQDQQQLAFERIAAPFDGTIQTIAMGSGDATRTLQSGDPVTQGQALFTIARQGGFIVKAQVDEQDIIDVRIGQRVNVGGQDFPGRTIVGHVARIAPVAAKSADASNTAKQVETTISLDGSPSFLRDGMSADVDILTTYVPHAIVVPNDAVTTAGGRSSVFVVDKGVAHKRVVKIGKASDTQTWISLGLRPGESVVSTKVPGLTDGARVRVLPAASAAPAGA; encoded by the coding sequence ATGAAACGCGTGCGCAACTTACTCATTCTCGTCGCCGCGGTTGCGATCGTAGTCGGTATAGCGGTTTTTGCGTCTCGCGGACATCGAAGCGACGCAATCGGGGTGCGGACCATACGCATATCGCCGACGACCTTCGAAGTAAAACTTCCCGAAAGCGGTACGATTCTTCGTCCCGTTGTAGCCACCGTACCGACGTTGATCGCCGGCAACGTAGCCCAGATGAACGTCAAAGTCGGAGACGCAGTTTCCGCCGGGCAGACGCTGGCGACGATCGAAAACCCCACGCTTTCGTACACGGCATCGGGCTCGCAAGCCGATTACAATTCGGCCGTCGCGAACGTTTCTGCCGCCCGGGTTCAAGAACGTAATGCCGGCGTCGGATACCGCGCGCAAGTCGCGACGACGCGCTCGCAACTCGAGGACGCCCGGCGAATCTATCTGGCAGACAAATCGCTGTTCGATAATAAGGCTATCCCGCGCAACCAGTTGGACGAAGACAAGGCCAAGCTGGATCAAGCCCAAGTGGCGTACGACCAAGCCCAAGAGCAAGAACAGCTTGGCGCGGTCTCCGGCTTCAACGGAAACAGCGTGCAATACGCACAGGCCGCCGCGCGCAAGTCGCAAATCGCCAGCGCGCAAGACCAACAGCAACTCGCGTTCGAGCGGATCGCCGCACCCTTCGATGGAACGATTCAAACGATCGCCATGGGAAGCGGTGACGCGACTCGCACGCTGCAATCGGGCGATCCCGTGACGCAGGGTCAAGCGCTGTTCACCATCGCGCGTCAAGGCGGTTTCATCGTCAAAGCGCAGGTCGACGAGCAAGATATTATCGACGTTCGGATCGGCCAACGCGTCAACGTCGGCGGCCAAGACTTTCCCGGCCGCACGATCGTCGGACACGTCGCTCGCATCGCACCGGTCGCAGCCAAGTCGGCCGACGCCAGCAACACGGCCAAACAAGTCGAGACCACGATCTCGCTTGACGGCTCGCCGTCGTTTCTCCGCGACGGCATGAGCGCCGATGTCGACATTCTCACCACCTACGTCCCGCACGCGATCGTGGTTCCAAACGACGCCGTTACTACCGCCGGCGGCCGCTCGAGCGTCTTCGTGGTCGACAAGGGTGTCGCGCACAAACGCGTCGTGAAGATCGGCAAGGCCTCGGATACGCAAACGTGGATCTCGTTAGGCCTGCGGCCTGGCGAATCGGTCGTTTCGACGAAGGTTCCCGGCCTCACCGACGGAGCTCGCGTGCGCGTACTTCCGGCCGCATCCGCTGCGCCGGCCGGCGCGTGA
- a CDS encoding TolC family protein, whose amino-acid sequence MTLPDAVAYALDHSSTVASQRAALTQAQHQLALQRGVAYPLVDASLQSILSKSANYQGSFAVIGAQQQNVVSQNTAQVGISNWNLTTGGYSFLLVSAAKAQEEQAAKTLANTENQIASSVTNSFYAIVERRGLVAVDEFTLKYQNELVNQAQIKEHAGVAAGVDVLQAKTSAAKSESTLIADRASVEDASQTLAQQIGAPILTAFAAPIHIPQPPIPHGTVDTLVGVAENSRPDVGAAHQAVVAARATRRSWNVELFPQIAISAGIGNQFSPTSAVELQTELDQECNPPASVPPPQGCPLFAPRGSFGYWSLQAVSTFSLPLVDYNARHSERVNDDAQLASAQSTFEQTVLQSELDVRQSYRGAQTALGQLAWAKQEAAFGIESARIAQLQYKAGVKTIYDVLQSQQAAQQAAVDDITARVDYVEAVVKLRVSLGTYDARAAVADLE is encoded by the coding sequence ATGACGCTCCCCGACGCGGTTGCGTACGCGCTCGACCACAGTTCGACGGTCGCGTCGCAACGAGCGGCGCTCACGCAGGCGCAACATCAACTAGCCCTGCAACGCGGGGTGGCCTATCCGTTGGTCGATGCGTCGTTGCAGAGCATCTTGTCCAAGAGCGCAAACTATCAAGGCAGCTTCGCCGTGATCGGTGCCCAACAACAAAACGTCGTGAGCCAGAACACGGCTCAAGTCGGAATTTCGAATTGGAATCTCACGACCGGCGGCTATTCGTTCTTGCTGGTTTCCGCCGCGAAAGCTCAGGAAGAGCAGGCCGCCAAAACGCTGGCCAACACCGAAAACCAAATCGCCAGCAGCGTCACCAACAGCTTTTACGCGATCGTGGAACGACGCGGACTCGTAGCGGTCGACGAGTTCACGCTGAAGTATCAAAATGAACTTGTCAATCAAGCGCAGATCAAGGAACACGCCGGCGTAGCCGCGGGTGTCGACGTCCTTCAGGCCAAGACTTCGGCGGCCAAGAGCGAATCGACGTTAATCGCCGATCGCGCTTCGGTCGAAGACGCCAGTCAGACGTTGGCCCAGCAAATCGGAGCTCCGATCTTGACGGCGTTCGCGGCACCTATTCATATTCCGCAGCCGCCCATTCCGCATGGGACCGTCGACACGCTGGTTGGCGTTGCCGAAAACAGCCGCCCGGATGTCGGCGCCGCGCATCAAGCGGTGGTTGCCGCGCGAGCCACGCGTCGCAGCTGGAACGTCGAACTCTTTCCGCAGATCGCGATCTCGGCCGGGATCGGCAACCAGTTTTCGCCGACCAGCGCGGTAGAGCTACAAACCGAACTCGATCAAGAGTGCAACCCGCCGGCGTCCGTGCCCCCGCCTCAGGGCTGTCCGCTCTTTGCGCCGCGTGGTTCGTTCGGGTATTGGTCGCTTCAGGCCGTTTCGACGTTCTCGCTGCCCCTGGTCGATTACAACGCGCGGCACAGCGAACGAGTGAACGACGACGCGCAACTCGCCTCGGCGCAATCGACCTTCGAGCAGACCGTGTTACAAAGCGAGTTAGACGTGCGCCAGAGTTATCGCGGTGCGCAGACGGCCCTCGGGCAGTTGGCATGGGCCAAACAAGAGGCGGCGTTCGGCATTGAGTCGGCGCGGATCGCGCAACTCCAGTACAAGGCCGGCGTGAAAACGATCTACGACGTGCTGCAGTCGCAGCAAGCCGCGCAACAAGCGGCGGTCGACGACATTACGGCACGGGTCGACTACGTCGAAGCGGTGGTCAAACTCCGTGTGTCGCTTGGCACCTACGACGCCCGCGCGGCGGTGGCGGACCTCGAATGA
- a CDS encoding YIP1 family protein: MAIESGQTSNADGLKTALDIVVAPRDALERLRVHATWGWAILIVIVLYTLASFLMVPALLHATQAGWPEVLAQNPTWAAETPAQQQMHLALVLKVSQWAWVGAPAVVFLGSLLLAVMMTIGNMAGRGTASFRRLWAVAVNIGIPMIAIYYVVAAIIALVRGPQSFDSPKALQGVMPSLAILVPETALKLHAFLSIFNPFTLWGVGLTVAAMVIVAGVSRTWAWLTGLVWLLVNGALVALLAR; encoded by the coding sequence GTGGCAATCGAAAGCGGTCAAACGTCGAACGCCGACGGGCTAAAGACAGCGCTCGACATCGTCGTTGCGCCGCGGGACGCGCTGGAGCGACTTCGCGTCCACGCGACATGGGGATGGGCGATACTGATCGTCATCGTTCTTTATACGCTGGCGAGTTTCTTGATGGTTCCGGCGTTGCTTCACGCCACGCAAGCCGGCTGGCCCGAAGTACTTGCACAGAATCCAACCTGGGCAGCCGAGACACCGGCACAACAACAAATGCATCTCGCACTCGTACTAAAGGTCTCGCAATGGGCGTGGGTCGGAGCGCCCGCCGTAGTCTTTCTCGGAAGTCTTCTGCTGGCCGTCATGATGACGATCGGAAACATGGCCGGCCGCGGAACCGCGTCGTTTCGCCGGTTGTGGGCCGTTGCTGTCAACATCGGCATTCCGATGATCGCCATCTACTACGTCGTTGCTGCGATCATCGCGCTCGTGCGCGGTCCGCAGTCGTTCGATTCGCCGAAAGCGCTGCAAGGGGTCATGCCGTCTCTGGCGATTCTGGTTCCGGAAACGGCGCTCAAACTGCACGCGTTCCTCAGCATCTTCAACCCTTTCACCTTGTGGGGTGTAGGTCTGACCGTCGCCGCGATGGTGATCGTCGCCGGCGTGTCGCGCACATGGGCGTGGCTGACCGGGCTCGTTTGGCTCTTGGTTAACGGCGCGCTCGTCGCGCTCTTGGCACGTTGA
- a CDS encoding ribonuclease J encodes MNSDVLSVPAPPDAPYTRVVPLGGCGEIGRNMTVIETNDDMVVVDCGLMFPDDEMLGVDIVINDFTYVRERQHKLRAVLVTHGHEDHIGGIPYFLREFPETPIVGTALSLALVRAKSREQRPGDVNYVQVKPGDRVRHGSIETEFVHINHSVAGACSLAIRTAVGTIFHTGDFKFDQTPIDGKPADFARIARIGDEGVLCMLSDSTNAERPGHTLSERIVGEAFTNIFSRAKGRILIASFASNVPRIQQAVDHAVRFGRKVAFLGRSMQNVVHFAGELGHLKIPAGTVVKIEEVGGLPPERVLVVTTGSQGEPMSGLSRMSVRDHPKFAIVAGDTVVISATPIPGNEQGVYRTINNLTKLGAIVIHGTDGRSHVSGHGSQEELLLMLNLVRPEFFIPVHGEYRMLVAHGRLAAETGVDPANVYVSENGDVLEFTGEYADKIGRTYGGHVFVDGSGVGDIGQAVLRDRKALSNDGIMVVVLAIDSEEARISAGPDIISKGVFYLPEAGGVIEQLRDELMATLAQLSVEGMRDTNTVREHVRASLAKAVFARTKRRPVVIPVVLEV; translated from the coding sequence TTGAACTCTGACGTATTGAGCGTACCGGCGCCCCCCGACGCGCCGTACACGCGGGTTGTCCCGTTGGGCGGCTGCGGCGAGATCGGCCGCAACATGACGGTCATCGAAACCAACGACGACATGGTGGTCGTCGACTGCGGCCTGATGTTCCCCGACGACGAAATGCTCGGAGTCGACATCGTGATCAACGACTTCACCTACGTTCGCGAACGGCAACACAAGCTGCGCGCGGTGCTGGTGACACACGGCCACGAAGACCACATCGGCGGCATTCCATATTTCTTGCGCGAATTTCCCGAAACGCCGATCGTGGGTACGGCGCTGTCCTTGGCATTGGTGCGCGCGAAATCGCGCGAGCAGCGGCCGGGCGACGTCAACTACGTGCAAGTGAAGCCCGGCGACCGCGTGCGGCACGGTTCGATCGAGACCGAGTTCGTACACATCAATCACTCGGTGGCTGGGGCGTGTTCTTTGGCCATCCGCACGGCGGTCGGAACGATCTTTCACACCGGCGATTTCAAATTCGACCAAACCCCGATCGACGGCAAACCGGCGGACTTCGCGCGCATCGCGCGGATCGGCGACGAAGGCGTGCTGTGCATGCTGTCGGACTCGACCAACGCCGAGCGCCCGGGACACACGCTGTCGGAGCGCATCGTCGGCGAAGCGTTCACCAATATTTTTTCGCGCGCTAAAGGCCGGATTTTAATCGCGTCCTTCGCATCGAACGTGCCGCGTATTCAGCAAGCGGTCGATCATGCCGTGCGGTTCGGCCGCAAGGTCGCGTTCTTGGGCCGTTCGATGCAGAACGTCGTGCATTTTGCCGGAGAGCTCGGACATCTCAAAATTCCGGCCGGCACGGTCGTAAAGATTGAAGAAGTCGGCGGCCTGCCGCCCGAGCGCGTGCTCGTCGTGACGACGGGCTCGCAAGGCGAACCGATGAGCGGCCTATCGCGTATGTCGGTGCGCGACCATCCGAAGTTTGCGATCGTCGCCGGCGATACGGTCGTCATCAGCGCGACGCCGATTCCCGGAAACGAGCAAGGCGTCTACCGCACGATTAACAATCTCACGAAGCTCGGGGCGATCGTCATCCACGGCACCGACGGGCGTTCGCACGTATCCGGACACGGATCGCAAGAAGAGCTGTTGCTGATGCTCAACCTCGTGCGCCCGGAGTTTTTCATCCCGGTACACGGCGAGTATCGCATGCTGGTCGCGCACGGACGGCTGGCGGCCGAAACCGGCGTCGATCCGGCCAACGTGTACGTCAGCGAAAACGGCGACGTGTTGGAGTTCACCGGCGAGTACGCCGACAAGATCGGCAGAACATACGGCGGGCACGTCTTCGTCGACGGATCCGGCGTGGGCGATATCGGCCAAGCCGTGTTGCGCGACCGGAAAGCGCTGTCCAACGATGGCATCATGGTCGTGGTGCTCGCGATCGATTCCGAGGAGGCGCGAATTTCGGCCGGCCCCGACATCATCTCGAAGGGCGTGTTTTATCTGCCCGAAGCCGGCGGCGTGATCGAACAGTTACGCGACGAGCTGATGGCTACGTTGGCGCAGCTCTCGGTCGAAGGAATGCGCGACACCAACACGGTGCGCGAACACGTGCGCGCAAGTCTAGCGAAAGCGGTGTTCGCGCGCACGAAGCGGCGCCCGGTCGTGATTCCGGTAGTGCTCGAAGTCTAA
- a CDS encoding isocitrate/isopropylmalate family dehydrogenase, with product MNAPTLVVLEGDQTGQELLLEALRVLDPSVIGLELQFERYDLSLERRRSSGNEIVHEAADAMRRARLGLKAATITPEQTGDVGSPNRILRERVDGKVIVRTGRRLPRVRPVAGIHAPISIVRMAVGDAYGAKEWRESRDGDEIACRTETISRSVCRHVSEYAFTHAKKVGGVVFGGPKYTVSPVYEGMLKEEMDAAHERHPNVPYDPQLIDATYALLLSSSGDRPLVIPSLNRDGDCLSDMVMQLFGSLAGAESLLLAFDDANHTAGAAPSVVMAEAPHGTAPRLQGKNVANPLAMILAGAAVLSYVEGRRAADASRAIYESSLETLHAGVATADLGGHATTTEYTDAVIEGVRRKLDVWSTL from the coding sequence TTGAACGCGCCCACTCTCGTCGTGCTCGAAGGCGATCAAACCGGCCAAGAGCTGCTGCTCGAAGCGCTCCGCGTGCTCGATCCATCGGTCATCGGGCTCGAGCTGCAATTCGAACGCTACGACTTATCGCTGGAGCGCCGGCGTTCGTCCGGCAACGAAATCGTTCACGAAGCGGCCGACGCGATGCGGCGCGCACGGCTGGGTTTGAAAGCGGCGACGATTACACCCGAACAAACGGGCGATGTGGGCTCCCCGAATCGCATTCTGCGCGAACGCGTCGACGGCAAAGTAATCGTGCGAACCGGACGGCGATTGCCGCGCGTGCGTCCCGTGGCCGGAATTCACGCTCCGATTTCGATCGTGCGCATGGCCGTCGGCGACGCCTACGGCGCCAAGGAGTGGCGCGAGTCTCGGGACGGCGACGAAATCGCCTGTCGCACCGAAACGATCTCGCGTTCGGTTTGCCGTCACGTCTCCGAATATGCGTTCACCCATGCCAAGAAAGTGGGCGGCGTCGTCTTCGGCGGCCCCAAGTACACCGTGAGTCCGGTGTACGAAGGCATGCTGAAAGAAGAGATGGACGCGGCGCACGAGCGCCATCCGAACGTTCCGTACGACCCGCAATTGATCGACGCGACCTACGCGCTGTTGCTGTCGAGTTCGGGAGACCGGCCGCTCGTGATCCCGTCGCTCAATCGCGACGGCGATTGCTTGTCGGACATGGTGATGCAGCTGTTCGGCTCGCTGGCCGGTGCGGAATCGCTCCTGCTGGCGTTCGACGATGCGAATCATACAGCGGGCGCCGCTCCGAGCGTCGTAATGGCCGAAGCGCCGCACGGCACCGCGCCGCGACTGCAAGGAAAGAATGTCGCCAACCCGCTGGCGATGATTTTGGCCGGAGCCGCCGTGCTATCGTACGTCGAGGGCCGTCGCGCCGCCGACGCGTCGCGCGCAATCTACGAGTCTTCGTTGGAAACGCTGCACGCCGGCGTTGCCACCGCCGACCTCGGCGGCCACGCCACCACCACCGAATACACCGACGCGGTCATCGAAGGCGTGCGCCGCAAACTCGACGTCTGGTCGACGCTCTAG
- a CDS encoding DNA translocase FtsK, giving the protein MARARRKATARTRLNLEIVGIAAIGIAILMGISLATPHHAGRIGEWTADALHHLFGGGAVLFPVLVALFGAILFLEVNVPRLVNEIGTSALACFLIVDAALGSGGYARGGVVGSNIWWALRSLIGVAGAWIVVAVAAVSLLLWLTNASLKRTIGRVAGWAGSIRMPDLPAVRRPKIELPPGHASLREAFALGAPSPKAEVVAPTAREPLVAVEPAAPIVPQPPVVRTPYFEPEPVPPEPVRPEPARGLSGEYEPPAPGSINYRLPDLAIFDPPVAQVTDDSNRAHLLEDTLASFGVGAKVVHIERGPSITRYELKPERGIKIARIASLADDLALALAATSVRIEAPIPGKSAVGIEIPNQTVSLVAIREILEAIPNRGQIPPLWMALGKDISGRPVFGDLGKMPHLLVAGATGAGKSVCLNTILASLLVTATPDQVQLLMIDPKRVELSVYNGIPHLVREPITDPRMAAGALFEMTKEMDSRYERFAKAGVRKIEEYNAKFPDETLPYVVIVIDELADLMLVAPAKVESTVTRLAQLARATGIHLIVATQRPSVDVITGLIKANIPSRIAFAVSSQTDSRVILDMNGAERLLGRGDMLYLPIDAPKPIRAQGALITGAEVERLVDFWARQSRPSNLVEVEAVPVSDEENGKAVDSLCYEAAKFIIETNYASTAQLQSQFSIGHPRAVRLMKQLEEFKVVGPHEGTKPRKIVVGLAELELLAPRLGSGERQTDLFGSES; this is encoded by the coding sequence ATGGCACGTGCGCGCCGTAAGGCGACCGCCAGGACACGGCTCAATCTCGAGATCGTTGGAATAGCCGCGATCGGAATCGCCATCCTGATGGGGATTTCTTTGGCGACTCCGCATCATGCCGGTCGAATCGGCGAATGGACTGCCGACGCGCTCCACCATCTCTTTGGAGGTGGGGCGGTTCTTTTCCCCGTGCTCGTTGCGCTGTTCGGTGCGATTCTGTTTCTCGAAGTAAACGTTCCGAGATTGGTGAACGAAATCGGGACGTCGGCGCTTGCGTGCTTTCTGATCGTCGATGCCGCGCTCGGTTCGGGCGGCTACGCGCGCGGCGGCGTCGTCGGTTCGAACATCTGGTGGGCGCTGCGTTCGTTGATCGGCGTCGCGGGTGCGTGGATCGTCGTGGCGGTCGCGGCCGTTTCGCTGCTGCTGTGGTTGACCAACGCTAGTTTGAAGCGGACGATCGGACGCGTCGCAGGTTGGGCGGGATCGATCCGTATGCCCGACCTTCCGGCGGTCCGAAGACCGAAGATCGAACTACCGCCCGGTCACGCTTCATTGCGCGAGGCGTTTGCGCTCGGCGCTCCATCCCCCAAAGCCGAAGTCGTCGCCCCGACGGCACGCGAACCGCTGGTCGCAGTCGAACCGGCCGCACCTATCGTTCCTCAGCCTCCGGTCGTTCGCACGCCGTACTTCGAACCCGAGCCGGTGCCGCCCGAACCGGTGCGTCCGGAACCGGCGCGCGGCTTATCGGGTGAGTACGAGCCGCCGGCCCCGGGTTCGATCAACTACCGGCTGCCGGACCTGGCGATTTTTGACCCGCCCGTGGCGCAAGTCACGGACGATTCGAATCGCGCACACCTGCTGGAAGATACGCTGGCTAGCTTCGGCGTCGGCGCCAAGGTCGTGCATATCGAGCGCGGCCCATCGATTACGCGGTACGAGCTCAAGCCCGAGCGCGGCATCAAAATCGCGCGCATCGCATCGTTGGCCGACGATCTGGCGCTCGCGCTGGCCGCGACGAGCGTGCGCATCGAAGCACCGATCCCCGGCAAATCGGCGGTCGGCATCGAGATCCCCAATCAAACGGTCTCGCTCGTCGCGATTCGTGAAATCCTCGAAGCGATTCCAAACCGCGGGCAAATTCCGCCGCTGTGGATGGCGCTCGGCAAAGATATCAGCGGCCGGCCGGTGTTTGGCGATCTCGGAAAGATGCCGCATTTACTGGTGGCGGGTGCGACCGGCGCCGGCAAGTCGGTATGTCTCAACACGATTCTCGCATCGCTGCTCGTGACGGCGACGCCCGATCAAGTGCAGTTGCTGATGATCGATCCCAAACGTGTCGAGCTGAGCGTGTATAACGGAATTCCGCATTTAGTGCGCGAGCCCATCACCGATCCACGCATGGCGGCCGGCGCGCTGTTCGAAATGACCAAAGAGATGGATTCGCGCTACGAGCGTTTTGCTAAAGCCGGCGTGCGAAAGATCGAAGAATACAACGCGAAGTTTCCGGACGAAACGCTGCCGTACGTCGTGATCGTGATCGATGAGTTGGCCGATCTGATGCTGGTCGCGCCGGCCAAGGTCGAATCGACCGTCACGCGTTTAGCGCAGTTAGCTCGCGCCACCGGGATTCATCTGATCGTCGCGACGCAGCGCCCGTCGGTCGACGTCATCACCGGATTGATCAAGGCCAACATTCCATCGCGCATCGCCTTCGCGGTGAGCTCGCAAACAGATTCGCGCGTCATCCTCGATATGAACGGTGCCGAACGATTGCTGGGTCGCGGAGATATGCTGTATCTGCCGATCGACGCTCCGAAACCCATTCGCGCGCAGGGCGCGTTGATCACCGGGGCCGAGGTCGAACGGCTGGTGGATTTCTGGGCACGTCAATCGCGACCGAGCAATCTCGTGGAGGTCGAAGCCGTTCCGGTGAGCGACGAGGAAAACGGAAAAGCCGTCGATTCGTTGTGCTACGAAGCGGCCAAGTTCATCATCGAAACCAACTATGCATCGACCGCTCAGCTGCAGTCGCAGTTTTCGATCGGACATCCGCGCGCCGTTCGCCTTATGAAGCAACTGGAAGAATTTAAGGTCGTCGGTCCGCACGAAGGGACCAAACCGCGCAAAATCGTCGTCGGTTTGGCCGAACTCGAATTGCTGGCTCCGCGTTTGGGCTCGGGCGAACGGCAGACCGATCTGTTCGGGTCCGAATCGTGA
- a CDS encoding phosphatase PAP2 family protein translates to MTRRIVLALVALAAFVAFWRLGAYVRANGEPAALIVFEAELAGHGLLAAWWLTFSCYVQTLVLVGVLLIVLAWRFPAWRVRIACTLVSAIVCWRLADFFQHVYARPRPAVWFVHHETAFSYPSSHAAIALGFYGLWAVLLYSSELGRRTRLLSAAALICLTVAIYWARLALGAHYATDLAGGAFLAVGIVCAGAAVLPGNVVAPFAGRR, encoded by the coding sequence GTGACGCGCCGAATCGTTCTCGCGCTGGTAGCGCTAGCGGCGTTTGTCGCGTTTTGGCGGCTCGGCGCATACGTTCGCGCAAACGGCGAACCGGCGGCGCTGATCGTGTTCGAGGCGGAACTGGCCGGCCACGGCCTTCTGGCGGCGTGGTGGCTCACGTTCTCGTGCTACGTGCAGACGCTGGTCCTCGTTGGCGTGCTGCTCATCGTTCTGGCCTGGCGCTTCCCGGCGTGGCGTGTGCGCATCGCATGTACGCTCGTCAGTGCGATCGTATGCTGGCGCCTCGCCGATTTCTTTCAACACGTGTACGCGCGGCCGCGACCCGCAGTTTGGTTCGTACACCACGAAACCGCGTTTTCGTATCCCAGTAGCCACGCCGCCATCGCACTCGGATTCTACGGGTTGTGGGCGGTGTTGCTCTACAGCAGCGAGTTGGGTCGCCGGACGCGGCTGCTATCCGCCGCCGCCCTCATCTGCTTGACCGTTGCGATCTACTGGGCGCGTCTGGCGCTCGGCGCCCATTATGCGACCGACCTGGCAGGCGGCGCGTTCCTGGCGGTGGGCATCGTATGTGCCGGCGCAGCCGTACTCCCGGGAAACGTTGTTGCGCCGTTCGCGGGGCGCCGCTAG